The Luteimonas sp. YGD11-2 genome has a window encoding:
- a CDS encoding TonB-dependent receptor, producing the protein MNASRVLRRTLLSCALGSALALSAPVALAQSTAATLRGQVSVDSAPAADARVTATNTGTGLTRSAQVGANGSYNLAGLPPGTYRIDVTANGQTTSETVTLRVGQTATLDLGVGGVAETGPQQATDMDTVVVTGTRMAETRTSEVATYVSPRQIEMLPQGSRNFLAFADTVPGMTFVERADGSTQLRSGAQSANGVNVYIDGVGQKNYVTKGGVSSQDSTRGNPFPQLAIGEYKVITSNYKAEYDQISSAAVTAVTRSGTNEFEGSFFWDRTGDDWRASTPSELERGEKIPSRSEQYGVALGGPILRDRLHFFVTYEAKEIVDPREVRLGTTTNFPVPLIPEVEGLLGTANRPFDSDLYFGKLSWQINDEQLLELTAKRRDETEITGIGDGPNTPSFGSAKNNEETRLDLRHQFSAENWLNDAHVTYEDAYWNPRAITLGPGYRLHLPEAIGRGTLVNYGGGEDFQNKGQKGWSFQNDLTFFGWEGHAVKMGIKYKDVELDSLEQQPYNQQLEIDYLANLAAGNTTLASFVPNRVRFGAPLPGFEDRTVNSPNRQFGIYIQDDWEVNEHLTLNLGVRWDYEKTEGYENYVTPAGLANALRTWSNLDNADYDIEDYISSGNNRSAFKGAWQPRLGFSYDINADQRHVIFGGAGRAYDRNLFDYIALEQSKSTFPTYTFDFTGVPGAACTPGPTCIPWDPAYLDINNLYALVAANPNLGAEVNLMNNDLDVPYSDQFSLGMRNALTLGGHEWMTSVTLSHVRSYDGILFTLGNRRPDGSFFPPGADFGNSPWDFRIPGYGTLIIADNGVETRLNSILLSVDKAYTPDSGWGMTFAYTYSDAEENRGNAAQNDEHYLFDLPNLNGAPFIDSVGIPRHRVVATGIADVWGGLTLSGKLTLESPVARDVTVFTSPLSGYFDSYYGDRTIEYKQLDLALQKVWNTGTDLSFRIRGDVFNVFNWDNWNDYDPMGAQRGLSIRGPTRYFKLSFSVDW; encoded by the coding sequence ATGAACGCTTCCCGCGTCCTGCGTCGCACCCTGTTGAGCTGTGCACTTGGCAGCGCGCTCGCACTTTCGGCACCCGTGGCTCTGGCCCAGTCGACGGCGGCCACCCTGCGCGGTCAGGTATCGGTGGACTCCGCGCCCGCTGCCGACGCGCGCGTGACCGCGACCAACACCGGCACCGGCCTGACCCGCAGCGCGCAGGTGGGTGCAAACGGCAGCTATAACCTCGCCGGCCTGCCGCCGGGGACCTATCGCATCGACGTGACCGCCAACGGCCAGACCACGTCGGAAACGGTGACCCTGCGCGTCGGCCAGACCGCGACCCTGGACCTCGGCGTGGGTGGCGTGGCCGAAACCGGCCCACAGCAGGCGACCGACATGGACACCGTGGTGGTGACCGGAACGCGGATGGCGGAAACCCGCACGTCCGAAGTGGCCACCTATGTCTCGCCACGCCAGATCGAGATGCTGCCGCAGGGCTCGCGCAACTTCCTCGCCTTCGCCGACACCGTGCCCGGCATGACCTTCGTCGAGCGTGCCGACGGTTCGACGCAGCTGCGCAGCGGCGCGCAGTCGGCGAACGGCGTCAACGTCTATATCGATGGCGTGGGCCAGAAAAACTACGTCACCAAGGGTGGCGTGAGCAGCCAGGATTCGACCCGCGGCAATCCCTTCCCGCAGCTGGCGATCGGCGAGTACAAGGTCATCACCTCGAACTACAAGGCCGAGTACGACCAGATCAGCAGCGCTGCGGTCACCGCTGTGACCCGTTCCGGCACCAACGAGTTCGAAGGCAGCTTCTTCTGGGACCGCACGGGCGATGACTGGCGGGCGTCGACGCCCTCGGAGCTGGAGCGCGGAGAGAAGATTCCCTCGCGCTCGGAGCAGTACGGCGTCGCGCTCGGTGGGCCGATCCTGCGCGATCGCCTGCACTTCTTCGTGACCTACGAGGCAAAGGAGATCGTCGATCCGCGCGAGGTGCGCCTGGGCACGACCACCAATTTTCCGGTGCCACTGATCCCGGAAGTGGAGGGCCTGCTCGGCACCGCGAACCGCCCGTTCGACAGTGACCTGTACTTCGGCAAGCTCAGCTGGCAGATCAACGACGAGCAGCTGCTGGAACTCACGGCCAAGCGTCGCGACGAGACCGAAATCACCGGGATCGGCGACGGCCCGAACACGCCGTCGTTCGGCAGCGCGAAGAACAACGAGGAAACGCGCCTCGACCTGCGCCACCAGTTCAGTGCCGAGAACTGGCTCAACGATGCGCACGTCACCTATGAGGACGCGTACTGGAACCCGCGCGCCATCACCCTCGGCCCGGGCTACCGCCTGCACCTTCCGGAGGCCATCGGCCGCGGCACGCTGGTCAACTACGGCGGCGGCGAAGACTTCCAGAACAAGGGCCAGAAGGGGTGGTCGTTCCAGAACGATCTGACGTTCTTCGGCTGGGAAGGCCACGCCGTCAAGATGGGCATCAAGTACAAGGACGTCGAACTCGATTCGCTCGAGCAGCAGCCCTACAACCAGCAGCTCGAGATCGACTACCTGGCCAATCTTGCCGCCGGCAACACCACGCTGGCGTCGTTCGTGCCCAACCGGGTGCGCTTCGGCGCACCGTTGCCGGGCTTCGAGGACCGCACGGTCAATTCGCCGAACCGGCAGTTCGGCATCTATATCCAGGACGACTGGGAGGTCAACGAGCACCTGACCCTCAACCTCGGCGTCCGTTGGGATTACGAGAAGACCGAAGGGTACGAGAACTACGTGACGCCGGCCGGGCTGGCCAACGCGCTGCGGACCTGGAGCAACCTCGACAACGCCGACTACGACATCGAGGACTACATCAGCAGCGGCAACAACCGCAGTGCGTTCAAGGGTGCGTGGCAGCCACGGCTGGGCTTCTCCTACGACATCAACGCCGACCAGCGCCATGTGATCTTCGGCGGCGCCGGCCGGGCCTACGACCGCAACCTGTTCGACTACATCGCCCTCGAGCAGTCCAAGAGCACGTTCCCGACCTACACCTTCGACTTCACCGGCGTGCCGGGGGCGGCCTGCACCCCGGGGCCCACCTGCATCCCCTGGGATCCGGCGTACCTCGACATCAACAACCTCTATGCACTGGTTGCGGCGAACCCGAACCTGGGCGCCGAGGTCAACCTGATGAACAACGACCTGGACGTGCCGTACTCCGACCAGTTCAGCCTCGGCATGCGCAACGCGCTCACTCTGGGTGGGCACGAGTGGATGACCTCGGTGACGCTGTCGCACGTGCGCAGCTATGACGGGATCCTGTTCACCCTGGGCAACCGTCGTCCGGATGGCAGCTTCTTCCCGCCGGGTGCCGATTTCGGCAATTCCCCCTGGGACTTCCGCATCCCCGGCTACGGCACGCTGATCATTGCCGACAACGGCGTCGAGACGCGTCTCAACTCGATCCTGCTGTCGGTGGACAAGGCCTATACGCCCGATTCGGGTTGGGGGATGACCTTCGCCTACACCTACAGCGATGCCGAGGAGAACCGTGGCAACGCCGCTCAGAACGACGAGCACTACCTGTTCGACCTGCCGAACCTCAATGGCGCGCCGTTCATCGACTCGGTCGGCATCCCGCGCCATCGCGTGGTGGCCACGGGCATCGCCGACGTATGGGGCGGGCTGACGCTCTCCGGCAAGCTGACGCTGGAAAGCCCGGTCGCCCGCGACGTCACCGTGTTCACCAGTCCGCTGAGCGGCTACTTCGACAGCTATTACGGTGACCGCACGATCGAGTACAAGCAGCTCGACCTGGCACTGCAGAAGGTGTGGAACACCGGCACCGACCTGAGCTTCCGCATCCGCGGCGACGTGTTCAACGTCTTCAACTGGGACAACTGGAACGACTACGACCCGATGGGTGCGCAGCGTGGCCTGTCGATCCGGGGCCCGACGCGGTACTTCAAGCTTTCGTTCAGCGTCGACTGGTAA
- a CDS encoding LacI family DNA-binding transcriptional regulator produces MSITIKDVAREANVSVATVSRALNGHENVAPDVRQRVLEVADRLQYSPHHAARSLSSRRTQTIGVVLPDLYGEFFSELMRGIDAVAREAGRHLLVSSYHGNPDEQGAALRAMRGRVDGLLLMSPFVADADPLAGQALGMPAVLLNSGARAGLPALDVDSYQGARAMTRHLLAAGHRRIAFIAGPADNFDAHERLRGYRDALAEDGGGEPWVLPGDFDEASGYAAGRALVASGERPDAVFAANDMMALGCLFAFNQAGVQVPQDIALAGFDDIPLARYVHPGLTTMRVDIAALGGRALRALLARLGDPELPATTERLEVELVVRQSCGTRPRI; encoded by the coding sequence GTGAGCATCACCATCAAAGATGTCGCGCGCGAGGCCAATGTATCCGTGGCCACCGTGTCGCGGGCGCTCAACGGCCACGAGAACGTGGCCCCTGATGTCCGCCAGCGCGTGCTGGAGGTCGCCGACCGGCTGCAGTACAGCCCGCACCATGCCGCGCGCAGCCTCAGCAGCCGGCGCACGCAGACCATCGGCGTGGTGCTGCCGGACCTCTACGGCGAGTTCTTTTCCGAGCTGATGCGCGGCATCGATGCGGTCGCCCGCGAGGCCGGCCGCCACCTCCTGGTCTCGAGCTACCACGGCAATCCCGACGAGCAGGGCGCCGCGCTGCGGGCCATGCGCGGGCGCGTCGACGGCCTGCTGCTGATGTCGCCCTTTGTCGCCGATGCCGATCCGCTCGCGGGGCAGGCGCTGGGGATGCCGGCCGTGCTGCTCAACAGTGGTGCACGTGCAGGGCTGCCCGCGCTCGACGTCGACAGCTACCAGGGCGCGCGCGCGATGACGCGGCATCTGCTCGCGGCGGGGCACAGGCGCATCGCCTTCATCGCCGGGCCCGCCGACAACTTCGACGCTCACGAGCGCCTGCGTGGCTACCGGGACGCCCTCGCCGAGGATGGCGGCGGGGAGCCCTGGGTGCTGCCGGGCGATTTCGACGAGGCCTCCGGGTATGCCGCCGGACGGGCGCTGGTGGCGTCGGGCGAACGCCCCGACGCGGTGTTCGCCGCCAACGACATGATGGCGCTGGGCTGCCTGTTCGCCTTCAACCAGGCTGGCGTGCAGGTGCCGCAGGACATCGCCCTGGCCGGTTTCGACGACATCCCGCTTGCCCGTTACGTGCATCCCGGGCTGACCACCATGCGCGTGGATATCGCCGCGCTCGGTGGGCGCGCACTGCGCGCACTGCTGGCCAGGCTGGGCGATCCGGAGCTCCCGGCCACGACCGAGCGGCTGGAAGTGGAACTGGTGGTGCGTCAGTCCTGCGGAACGCGCCCACGCATCTAG
- a CDS encoding YciI family protein produces MWYAIEGYDGDDVLAQRLEARPAHVERLVALRDAGRLLLAGPCPRIDAEDPGPAGFSGSLVVAEFDSLDAARAWADADPYIAAGVYDRVEVRPFRRVLP; encoded by the coding sequence ATGTGGTATGCGATCGAAGGTTACGACGGTGACGACGTGCTCGCGCAGCGGCTCGAAGCGCGCCCGGCACACGTGGAACGGCTGGTCGCACTGCGCGACGCCGGCCGCCTGCTGCTCGCCGGCCCGTGCCCGCGGATCGATGCCGAGGACCCGGGCCCGGCCGGTTTCAGCGGCAGCCTGGTGGTGGCCGAATTCGACTCGCTCGACGCTGCCCGCGCCTGGGCCGACGCCGATCCGTATATCGCCGCTGGGGTCTATGACCGCGTCGAGGTGCGGCCGTTCCGGCGCGTGCTGCCCTGA
- a CDS encoding ScpA family protein, whose amino-acid sequence MTQPGLPAAAAAESNPNAPPQQQEMPLAVVHGQPVLQIPQDLYIPPDALEVILDAFEGPLDLLLYLIRRQNLDILDIPVAEITRQYVAYINVMQDLRFELAAEYLVMAAILAEIKSRMLLPRPPSEEGEEDDPRAELVRRLQEYERFKQAAEDIDRLPRMERDTATVSVDIPDRATVRLPPPVDLPELLLALHDVLKRAELFTGHAIRRDALSVRQRMGEVLSRLEDGAFHRFESLFDAHEGKLGVVVTLLSLLELTKERLLELVQDAPLAPIYVKSLATRDGKAPVSLVSEFDEDIEDASDSGA is encoded by the coding sequence ATGACACAACCCGGCCTACCCGCCGCCGCTGCCGCGGAATCCAACCCGAATGCCCCTCCGCAACAGCAGGAGATGCCGCTCGCGGTGGTGCATGGCCAGCCGGTGCTGCAGATTCCGCAGGACCTGTACATCCCGCCGGATGCACTCGAGGTCATCCTCGATGCGTTCGAAGGGCCGCTGGACCTGCTGCTGTACCTGATCCGCCGGCAGAACCTCGACATCCTCGACATCCCGGTCGCGGAGATCACCCGGCAGTACGTCGCCTACATCAACGTCATGCAGGACCTGCGGTTCGAACTGGCCGCCGAGTACCTGGTGATGGCCGCCATCCTCGCCGAGATCAAGTCGCGCATGCTGTTGCCGCGGCCGCCCAGCGAGGAAGGCGAGGAAGACGATCCGCGTGCGGAACTGGTGCGCCGACTGCAGGAGTACGAACGTTTCAAGCAGGCTGCCGAGGACATCGACCGCCTGCCGCGCATGGAGCGCGACACCGCGACGGTGTCGGTCGACATCCCCGACCGCGCCACGGTGCGCCTGCCGCCGCCGGTGGACCTGCCGGAGCTGCTGCTGGCCCTGCACGACGTGCTCAAGCGTGCGGAGCTGTTCACCGGCCATGCGATCCGGCGTGATGCCCTCAGTGTCCGCCAGCGCATGGGCGAAGTGCTGAGCCGACTCGAGGACGGCGCGTTCCACCGCTTCGAATCGTTGTTCGACGCGCACGAAGGCAAGCTCGGGGTGGTCGTCACCCTGCTCTCGCTGCTCGAGCTCACCAAGGAGCGCCTGCTCGAACTGGTGCAGGACGCGCCGCTCGCGCCGATCTACGTGAAGTCGCTGGCCACCCGCGACGGCAAGGCACCCGTCAGCCTGGTCAGCGAGTTCGACGAGGACATCGAGGACGCATCCGATTCCGGCGCATGA
- a CDS encoding pseudouridine synthase — protein MNDNTPAQDKGTRKLSLKRDADTTPAPRLEERLHKVLAQAGLGSRRALEQRIAEGMVKVNGEPAQTGMSVGSGDRIEIDGRSFVASALTEPARVLIYNKPEGEVTTREDPEGRPTIFDALPVLKGARWIAIGRLDINTTGLLLLTTDGELANAMMHPSYEVEREYVCRVRAPEGEDVVSDKIVDRLKRGVALDDGPAKFDEIERIGGTDSHDWFRVVVKEGRNREVRRLWESQGCQVSRLKRTRYGRIALPQPLLRGQSQELAATQVEELRRELKLEEGPPPALTLQQVIGQRRASKATVHIPREARGTGNAYVNGHTTADEGRELRRFDHVREDRGRRGGHKPHGGLTVSGEAAAKQSQKPFKQRADKHNRALPEGNPAAFRSWYVPDGVDTGPAGHRNADGRGPKKPYGNKKRPGGGGTGGGGGYGAAPGTGPKRAPRAPRPYGHPDSAPVFPSDHGNPGGHAGDRGRNPYPRAGAGPARGPAGGNRGPGGGKGPGGNRGPGAGRGPGGGPAAARGPGGGNRGPSGGNRGPGGGGRGPGGGAGRPAPRGPRGGNR, from the coding sequence ATGAACGACAACACCCCCGCCCAGGACAAGGGCACCCGCAAGCTTTCCCTCAAGCGCGACGCCGACACCACGCCCGCGCCGCGGCTGGAGGAGCGCCTGCACAAGGTGCTCGCGCAGGCGGGCCTCGGCTCGCGCCGCGCGCTCGAGCAGCGCATCGCCGAAGGCATGGTCAAGGTCAACGGCGAGCCGGCGCAGACCGGCATGAGCGTGGGCAGCGGCGACCGCATCGAGATCGATGGCCGCAGCTTCGTCGCCAGCGCGCTGACGGAACCGGCCCGCGTGCTGATCTACAACAAGCCCGAGGGCGAGGTCACCACCCGCGAGGACCCCGAAGGCCGTCCGACCATCTTCGACGCGCTGCCGGTGCTCAAGGGCGCGCGCTGGATCGCCATCGGCCGCCTCGACATCAACACCACCGGCCTGCTGCTGCTCACCACCGACGGCGAGCTGGCCAACGCGATGATGCACCCGTCCTACGAGGTCGAGCGCGAGTACGTCTGCCGCGTGCGCGCCCCCGAGGGCGAGGACGTGGTGTCGGACAAGATCGTCGACCGCCTCAAGCGCGGCGTGGCACTGGACGACGGCCCGGCGAAGTTCGACGAGATCGAGCGCATCGGTGGCACCGACTCGCACGACTGGTTCCGCGTGGTGGTCAAGGAAGGCCGCAACCGCGAGGTGCGCCGCCTGTGGGAATCGCAGGGCTGCCAGGTCAGCCGCCTCAAGCGCACCCGCTACGGGCGCATCGCCCTGCCGCAGCCGTTGCTGCGCGGGCAGTCGCAGGAGCTTGCCGCCACCCAGGTCGAGGAACTGCGCCGCGAACTGAAGCTCGAGGAAGGCCCGCCGCCGGCGCTGACGCTGCAGCAGGTGATCGGCCAGCGCCGCGCCAGCAAGGCGACCGTGCACATTCCGCGCGAGGCGCGCGGCACCGGCAATGCCTACGTCAACGGCCATACCACGGCCGATGAAGGGCGCGAGCTGCGCCGCTTCGACCATGTGCGCGAGGACCGCGGCCGCCGTGGCGGCCACAAGCCGCATGGCGGCCTGACGGTGAGTGGCGAAGCCGCCGCCAAGCAGTCACAGAAGCCGTTCAAGCAGCGCGCCGACAAGCACAACCGCGCGCTGCCGGAAGGCAACCCCGCCGCGTTCCGCAGCTGGTATGTGCCCGATGGCGTGGACACCGGCCCGGCCGGTCACCGCAATGCCGACGGCCGCGGGCCGAAGAAGCCCTATGGCAACAAGAAGCGTCCGGGCGGTGGCGGTACCGGCGGTGGTGGCGGCTACGGCGCTGCGCCGGGCACCGGGCCCAAGCGCGCGCCGCGTGCCCCGCGTCCCTACGGCCACCCGGACAGTGCGCCGGTGTTCCCGTCCGACCATGGAAACCCCGGCGGCCATGCTGGTGACCGCGGCCGCAACCCGTATCCGCGCGCCGGTGCGGGCCCTGCCCGCGGACCGGCGGGTGGCAATCGTGGCCCCGGCGGCGGCAAGGGCCCGGGCGGCAATCGCGGGCCCGGTGCCGGGCGTGGGCCGGGCGGTGGACCGGCGGCGGCTCGTGGACCAGGCGGTGGCAACCGCGGGCCATCGGGCGGCAACCGTGGCCCCGGCGGTGGTGGCCGTGGCCCGGGTGGCGGCGCCGGTCGCCCGGCTCCGCGGGGCCCGCGTGGCGGCAACCGCTGA
- a CDS encoding DUF3247 family protein: MAQFAERVVTDQAEIERIKAMILVLDEEARVEVELDDGRVLTGAVAIKPTLQMFHDPQGNEGTNGVLRLDDALEPEKPHFLPLASIRRVRRLEPDQHTILRRED, translated from the coding sequence ATGGCCCAGTTCGCCGAGCGTGTGGTGACCGATCAGGCGGAGATCGAACGGATCAAGGCGATGATCCTCGTGCTCGACGAGGAGGCGCGGGTGGAAGTGGAGCTCGATGACGGGCGCGTGCTGACGGGCGCGGTCGCGATCAAGCCCACGCTGCAGATGTTCCACGATCCACAGGGCAACGAGGGCACCAACGGCGTGCTGCGCCTCGACGATGCCCTCGAGCCCGAGAAGCCGCATTTCCTCCCGCTGGCCAGCATCCGGCGGGTGCGCCGGCTGGAACCCGACCAGCACACCATCCTGCGCCGCGAGGACTGA
- a CDS encoding amidohydrolase, translating to MKPSNDLRVSIVQGETRWHDPEANREYYGDFMRSLRGITDVVVLPETFTSGFSNDAMDRAEDMDGPTVAWVREQAQLLDAAVTGSVQLRTGDGVFNRMLWATPDGGLAHYDKRHLFRYAGEHRRYAAGRERLTVDWRGWRINPQVCYDLRFPVFCRNRYDVERPGQLDFDVQIFVANWPAARAYAWRTLLRARAIENLCFVVGVNRVGEDGNGLAYDGDSVVLDFAGTPLAEATDFEVVSTTTLQAATLRAYREHFPAMLDADRFEMDGLPARAE from the coding sequence GTGAAACCCAGCAACGATCTGCGCGTGTCCATCGTCCAGGGCGAGACACGCTGGCACGACCCGGAAGCCAACCGCGAGTACTACGGCGATTTCATGCGCTCGCTGCGTGGAATCACCGACGTGGTGGTGCTGCCGGAAACCTTCACCAGCGGTTTCAGCAACGACGCGATGGACCGCGCCGAGGACATGGACGGCCCGACGGTCGCCTGGGTGCGCGAGCAGGCGCAGCTGCTGGATGCGGCGGTAACCGGCAGCGTGCAGCTGCGCACTGGCGATGGCGTGTTCAACCGCATGCTGTGGGCAACCCCCGATGGCGGGCTCGCGCACTACGACAAGCGCCACCTGTTCCGTTACGCCGGGGAACACAGGCGCTACGCCGCCGGCCGCGAACGGCTCACCGTGGACTGGCGCGGCTGGCGGATCAACCCGCAGGTCTGCTACGACCTGCGCTTCCCGGTGTTCTGCCGCAACCGCTACGACGTCGAGCGCCCCGGGCAGCTGGATTTCGACGTGCAGATCTTCGTGGCCAACTGGCCAGCCGCGCGCGCGTACGCCTGGCGCACGCTGTTGCGCGCGCGCGCGATCGAGAACCTGTGCTTCGTGGTGGGCGTGAACCGCGTCGGCGAGGACGGCAACGGGCTTGCCTACGACGGCGACAGCGTGGTGCTGGATTTCGCCGGCACCCCGCTTGCCGAGGCCACCGATTTCGAGGTGGTCAGCACCACCACCCTGCAGGCGGCGACGTTGCGCGCCTACCGCGAACACTTCCCGGCGATGCTGGATGCCGACCGCTTCGAGATGGACGGCCTGCCTGCGCGGGCGGAGTAG
- a CDS encoding pyridoxal phosphate-dependent aminotransferase: protein MATDSKLPKVGTTIFSTMSQLAAEHGAVNLGQGFPDFEVPARLVDELERAMRAGHNQYAPMTGIPALRAAIAGKTERVYGYRPDADAGVTVTSGATEALFNAIHAVVRAGDEVIVLDPAYDSYEPAIELAGAQAVHVALDPRSFAVDWAAVRAAVTPRTRMLIVNTPHNPSGAMFSAGDIEALQALLDEHPRIWLLSDEVYEHIVFDGARHESALRHPALRERAFVVSSFGKTYHCTGWKLGYCIAPPALSAEFRKVHQYNVFCTFAPAQHAFAAMLDAEPEHYEQLGAFYQAKRDRFREQLRDTRLQPLPVAGGYFQLVDYSAVSDLDDAAFCRWLTIEHGVAAIPLSPFYAQPPPGQRLARLCFAKNEATLDAAIERLRAL, encoded by the coding sequence ATCGCAACCGACAGCAAGCTGCCGAAGGTCGGCACCACCATCTTCAGCACGATGTCGCAGCTCGCGGCCGAGCACGGCGCGGTCAACCTCGGCCAGGGCTTCCCCGATTTCGAGGTGCCGGCACGGCTGGTCGATGAACTCGAGCGCGCCATGCGCGCAGGGCACAACCAGTACGCGCCGATGACCGGGATCCCGGCACTGCGCGCGGCAATCGCCGGCAAGACGGAGCGCGTGTACGGCTACCGGCCGGATGCCGACGCCGGGGTGACCGTTACCAGCGGGGCGACCGAGGCGCTGTTCAACGCCATCCACGCGGTGGTGCGCGCCGGCGACGAGGTGATCGTGCTCGACCCGGCCTACGACAGCTACGAGCCGGCGATCGAGCTGGCCGGTGCGCAGGCGGTGCACGTGGCGCTCGACCCGCGCAGCTTCGCGGTGGACTGGGCTGCGGTGCGCGCTGCGGTCACTCCGCGCACCCGCATGCTGATCGTCAACACCCCGCACAACCCGTCCGGGGCGATGTTCTCGGCCGGCGATATCGAGGCGCTGCAGGCGCTGCTCGACGAACACCCCCGGATCTGGTTGCTGTCCGACGAGGTCTACGAACACATCGTGTTCGACGGCGCACGCCACGAGTCGGCACTGCGCCATCCTGCGCTGCGCGAACGGGCGTTCGTGGTGTCGAGCTTCGGCAAGACCTACCACTGCACCGGCTGGAAGCTCGGCTACTGCATCGCCCCGCCGGCGCTGTCGGCGGAGTTCCGCAAGGTCCACCAGTACAACGTGTTCTGCACGTTCGCGCCGGCGCAGCATGCCTTCGCGGCAATGCTGGACGCCGAGCCGGAGCACTACGAGCAGTTGGGCGCGTTCTACCAGGCCAAGCGCGATCGTTTCCGCGAGCAGCTGCGCGACACGCGGCTGCAGCCGTTGCCGGTGGCGGGCGGTTATTTCCAGCTGGTGGACTATTCGGCGGTGAGCGATCTCGACGACGCCGCGTTCTGCCGATGGCTGACCATCGAGCACGGCGTGGCCGCCATCCCGCTGTCGCCGTTCTATGCGCAGCCGCCGCCAGGCCAGCGCCTGGCGAGGCTGTGCTTCGCCAAGAACGAAGCGACGCTCGATGCCGCCATCGAGCGCCTGCGCGCGCTGTAA
- the ccmA gene encoding heme ABC exporter ATP-binding protein CcmA, producing MPDSAPSMPLLSAQGLTFSRNDRPVFGPLDFAVDAGEALLVRGGNGAGKTTLLRVLAGLLRADAGLVEIDGRAAKTALRAQAMAYLGHLPGLKADLSALENLRFLVGLHGLRRGQLVEQALGIVGLAGYEDTALRELSAGQKKRLSLARLWLSPAPLWLLDEPYANLDLDGIELVNRMVQAQLRSGGAALVTTHGAYAAPPVRTRELVLGGSTGDDAVVEVLA from the coding sequence ATGCCCGACTCCGCTCCGTCCATGCCGCTCCTGAGCGCGCAGGGCCTCACTTTCAGCCGCAACGATCGTCCCGTGTTCGGTCCGCTCGACTTCGCCGTGGATGCCGGCGAGGCACTGCTGGTGCGCGGCGGCAATGGCGCCGGCAAGACCACCCTGCTGCGGGTGCTGGCCGGCCTGCTGCGTGCCGATGCCGGCCTGGTCGAGATCGACGGGCGTGCCGCGAAGACAGCCTTGCGCGCACAGGCGATGGCCTATCTGGGGCACCTGCCCGGGCTCAAGGCGGACCTCAGCGCGCTGGAAAACCTGCGCTTCCTGGTCGGCCTGCACGGGCTGCGCCGCGGGCAGCTGGTGGAACAGGCGCTGGGCATCGTCGGCCTGGCCGGCTACGAGGACACCGCCCTGCGCGAGCTCTCGGCCGGGCAGAAGAAGCGGCTGTCGCTGGCGCGCCTGTGGCTGTCGCCGGCGCCGCTGTGGCTGCTCGACGAGCCCTACGCCAACCTCGACCTCGATGGCATCGAACTGGTGAACCGCATGGTGCAGGCGCAGTTGCGTTCCGGCGGCGCCGCGCTGGTGACCACCCACGGCGCCTACGCCGCGCCGCCGGTGCGTACGCGTGAACTGGTGCTCGGTGGCAGCACCGGGGACGACGCCGTGGTGGAGGTGCTGGCGTGA